The following coding sequences lie in one Populus trichocarpa isolate Nisqually-1 chromosome 14, P.trichocarpa_v4.1, whole genome shotgun sequence genomic window:
- the LOC7457942 gene encoding WD repeat-containing protein GTS1 produces the protein MEGTTEMEIEEPKSKKFGLKNSIQTNFGNDYVFQIVPKDDWSSVAVSLSTKAVKLYSPVTGQFQGECKGHSDTINQIAFSVSSSPHLLHSCSSDGTIRAWDTRNFQQVSCIDSGSSQEIFSFSFGGSNDNLLAAGAKSQVLFWDWRNGKQVACLEESHIEDVTQVHFVPDNRNKLLSASVDGLMCIFNTDGDINDDDDLESVINVGTSIGKVGFFGETYQKLWCLTHIESLSIWDWKDSRNEANFLEARSLASDSWTLDHVDYFVDCHYPGEGDSLWLIGGTNAGALGYFPVNHKGIGSPEAILGGGHTGVVRSVLPMSSMKGGPAQSRGIFGWTGGEDGRLCCWLSDDSTGINRSWISSALVKKSPKARKKKRRTPY, from the exons ATGGAAGGAACGACAGAGATGGAGATTGAGGAACCGAAATCAAAGAAATTCGGgctaaaaaactcaattcaaacCAATTTCGGCAACGACTATGTTTTCCAAATTGTCCCAAAGGATGACTGGTCGTCAGTGGCGGTGTCGCTATCGACAAAAGCAGTGAAGCTTTATTCTCCAGTGACAGGTCAGTTCCAAGGAGAGTGTAAAGGTCACTCTGATACTATCAATCAAATTGCATTCTCTGTTTCATCGTCTCCGCATCTTTTGCATTCTTGCTCTTCTGACGGTACTATCAGAGCTTGGGACACCAGAAATTTCCAACAG GTTTCGTGTATAGATTCCGGCTCTTCTCAAGAGATTTTCAGCTTTTCATTTGGAGGTTCTAATGATAATCTTCTTGCTGCTGGCGCTAAGTCTCAG GTACTTTTCTGGGATTGGAGGAATGGGAAGCAAGTTGCATGTTTGGAGGAATCTCATATTGAAGATGttactcag GTTCACTTTGTCCCTGACAATAGAAACAAGCTTCTTTCAGCTTCCGTTGATGGGTTGATGTGTATATTTAATACTGATGGGGATATCAACGATGACGATGATCTGGAATCA GTGATTAATGTTGGAACTTCAATCGGGAAAGTGGGGTTTTTTGGAGAGACATATCAGAAGCTCTGGTGTTTGACACATATCGAAAGTTTAAG TATTTGGGATTGGAAGGATTCAAGAAATGAAGCAAACTTTCTGGAAGCTCGCTCATTAGCCTCTGACAGCTGGACATTAGACCAT gttgattattttgttgattgcCACTACCCCGGAGAAGGTGATAGTTTATGGTTAATCGGTGGCACTAATGCCGGTGCTTTAGGTTATTTTCCTGTAAATCATAAAGGAATTGGATCTCCAGAAGCAATTCTTGGAGGGGGGCACACAGGTGTTGTCAGGAGTGTATTGCCCATGTCAAGCATGAAGGGGGGACCTGCCCAAAGCCGAGGCATATTTGGATGGACAGGTGGTGAGGATGGTCGACTATGTTGCTGGTTGTCCGACGATTCCACTGGGATAAATCGATCATGGATTTCAAGTGCATTGGTTAAGAAATCACCAAAGGCTCGCAAGAAAAAACGGCGTACTCCTTACTAG